One part of the Raphanus sativus cultivar WK10039 chromosome 7, ASM80110v3, whole genome shotgun sequence genome encodes these proteins:
- the LOC108818182 gene encoding DNA ligase 6 isoform X1: MFSKIRQENRKIPKPSHFGATSSSFMATDSTGATTADNAETLNLNSTELYSSAVSSSVPTPSLKPPFSPLSIPQSNRIPKTNFIVDLFRLPASSSDPSCVAFFLSHFHSDHYSGLSSSWSRGIIFCSHITARLVEQILQVPSQFVFPLPTNQKVIIDGSEVVLIDANHCPGAVQFLFKTKDGSERYIHTGDFRFCDSMRLDPFLSGFVGCDGVFLDTTYCNPKFVFPSQEESVDYVINVIDKIDQESKETEKKVLFLVATYVVGKEKILIEIAKRCKRKIFVEARKMSILNVLGFGGESGMFTEDKKESDVHVVGWNVLGETWPYFRPNFVKMNEIMVEKGYDKVVGFVPTGWTYEVKRNKFAVKVKDSMEIHLVPYSEHSNYDELREYIKLLKPKRVVPTVGVDVEKMDSREVYKMQKHFSGLVDEMANKKEFLLGFYRQSDKKSEKDGMDVREEKKASEDGSDSSVTERLLIELRDSLPAWVSEEQMLDLIKKHAGNPVDIVSNFYECEAELYKQSSLATSSSLENQAVLVDEDGTDLQPVPAKSTSSDCQASQKGFALPSKVGLTKGIVSPGKRSKSIGNKSNKKAKKNPKSKPVGPGQSTITKFFDKVLDSGSNSVGVGLETDEYNTDEKMVNNDAKEVTDQFIDIVHGSESLRDYAASIIDEAKGDINRALDIYYSKPSEIPGEHLSERGGPSSKSNQFPQCPEACSSQENKKASENSGRAFNICEQTSAEATVDNDYVSLPPEKYKPKEHACWKDGQPAPYIHLVRTFASVEGEKGKIKAMSMLCNMFRSLLALSPEDVLPAVYLCTNKIAADHENIELNIGGSLISAALEEACGISRSTMREMYNRLGDLGDVAQLCRQTQKLLIPPPPLLVRDVFSTLQKISVQSGTGSTRQKKNLIVKLMCSCREKEIKFLVRTLARNLRIGAMLRTVLPALGRAIVMNSFWNCYNKEPSENCFKEKLEGVSAAVVEAYNILPSLDVVVPSLMEKDIEFSTSTLSMIPGIPIKPMLAKIANGVQDFIKLFQDKAFTCEYKYDGQRAQIHLLLDGTVRIFSRNGDETTSKFPDLVDVIKQFACPTADTFMLDAEVVATDRKNGNKLMSFQELSTRERGSKDALVTTKSIKVEVCVFVFDIMFYNGEQLLTLPLRERRRRLKEVFPETRPGFLEYAKEITVGAEEASLSNQDILCRISAFLEEAFQSSCEGIMVKSLDVDAGYCPTKRSDSWLKVKRDYVDGLGDTLDLVPIGAWHGNGKKAGWYSPFLMACYNPETEEFQSVCRVMSGFSDAFYIEMKEFYSEDKILAKKPPYYRTGEAPDMWFPAEVVWEIRGADLTVSPVHCAALGLVHPSRGISVRFPRFICKRVDRNPEECSTAADVAEMFHAQTRKMNINSQH, encoded by the exons ATGTTCTCGAAAATCAGGCAAGAGAACCGTAAGATCCCTAAACCATCGCATTTTGGCGCCACTTCATCCTCTTTCATGGCGACTGATTCCACCGGAGCAACTACCGCCGATAATGCGGAAACCCTAAACCTCAATTCTACAGAACTCTATTCATCAGCAGTCTCCTCCTCCGTTCCAACACCCTCCCTGAAACCACCGTTCTCCCCTCTCTCAATCCCCCAATCAAACCGAATCCCCAAAACTAACTTCATCGTTGATTTGTTTCGCTTGCCAGCGTCCTCCTCCGATCCCTCCTGCGTCGCTTTCTTCCTCTCACACTTCCACTCCGACCACTACTCCGGCCTCTCCTCTTCATGGTCCAGAGGAATCATCTTCTGCTCTCACATAACCGCACGCCTCGTCGAACAAATCCTCCAAGTCCCGTCGCAGTTCGTCTTCCCTCTACCTACGAATCAAAAAGTTATAATCGATGGCTCCGAGGTTGTTCTCATCGACGCGAATCACTGCCCAGGAGCTGTACAGTTCCTCTTCAAAACCAAGGACGGTTCCGAAAGGTACATTCACACCGGAGACTTCAGATTCTGCGATTCGATGAGATTAGATCCGTTCCTTAGCGGCTTCGTCGGCTGCGACGGTGTTTTTCTCGACACTACTTATTGCAACCCGAAGTTCGTATTTCCCTCTCAAGAAGAGTCTGTTGACTATGTGATTAATGTGATAGATAAGATTGATCAAGAGTCTAAGGAAACGGAGAAAAAGGTTTTGTTTCTCGTTGCAACTTACGTTGTTGGCAAAGAGAAGATTTTAATTGAGATTGCTAAGAGATGCAAGAGGAAGATCTTTGTGGAGGCGAGGAAGATGTCGATTTTGAACGTTTTGGGGTTTGGTGGGGAGAGTGGAATGTTCACTGAGGATAAGAAGGAGAGCGATGTTCATGTTGTGGGATGGAATGTGTTGGGTGAGACTTGGCCTTATTTTCGACCTAATTTCGTTAAGATGAATGAGATTATGGTTGAGAAAGGGTATGATAAGGTTGTGGGTTTTGTGCCCACGGGGTGGACTTATGAGGTGAAGAGGAATAAGTTTGCGGTGAAGGTTAAGGATTCTATGGAGATTCATCTTGTTCCGTATAGTGAACATTCGAACTATGATGAGCTTAGGGAGTATATAAAGCTGTTGAAACCTAAAAGAGTTGTTCCTACGGTTGGTGTTGATGTCGAGAAGATGGATAGCAGGGAGGTTTATAAAATGCAGAAGCATTTTTCTGGACTGGTTGATGAAATGGCGAACAAGAAAGAGTTTTTGTTGGGTTTCTATCGCCAGTCTGACAAGAAGAGTGAGAAAGATGGCATGGATGTTAGGGAAGAAAAGAAGGCATCTGAAGATGGAAGTGATTCTTCGGTGACTGAAAGATTGCTGATAGAACTACGTGATTCTTTGCCTGCTTGGGTCAGTGAAGAGCAGATGTTAGATTTGATTAAGAAACATGCTGGTAACCCTGTAGATATAGTAAGTAACTTCTACGAATGCGAAGCAGAGCTCTACAAGCAATCATCTCTTGCCACGTCTTCTTCCTTGGAGAATCAGGCTGTTCTGGTTGATGAAGATGGAACCGACTTGCAGCCAGTTCCTGCTAAGAGCACTTCGTCAGATTGTCAAGCAAGTCAAAAGGGTTTTGCCTTACCAAGCAAAGTTGGTTTAACAAAGGGTATTGTTTCTCCCGGGAAACGAAGCAAAAGCATTGGCAATAAGTCAAACAAGAAGGCCAAGAAAAATCCAAAGTCGAAACCAGTTGGTCCAGGGCAGTCAACCATAACTAAGTTTTTCGATAAGGTGTTGGATAGTGGATCTAATTCTGTTGGTGTTGGTTTAGAGACTGATGAATACAATACAGATGAAAAGATGGTCAACAATGATGCTAAAGAAGTAACAGATCAATTTATTGACATCGTGCATGGTTCTGAGTCTTTAAGAGATTATGCTGCTTCCATCATTGATGAGGCTAAAGGAGACATAAATAGGGCATTGGACATCTATTACAGTAAACCCAGCGAAATACCTGGTGAGCATTTAAGTGAGAGAGGAGGACCCTCTAGCAAATCAAACCAGTTTCCGCAATGTCCAGAAGCGTGCTCCTCCCAGGAGAACAAAAAGGCGTCTGAAAACTCTGGACGTGCATTTAACATATGTGAGCAGACATCAGCAGAAGCAACAGTGGACAATGATTATGTATCTCTACCTCCTGAAAAATATAAGCCTAAAGAGCACG CATGTTGGAAGGATGGACAGCCTGCTCCATATATCCACCTTGTCCGGACATTTGCTTCCGTCGAAGGTGAAAAGGGGAAGATCAAAGCTATGTCTATGCTTTGCAACATGTTCAGAAG CTTGTTGGCTCTCTCTCCAGAAGATGTGCTGCCCGCTGTTTATCTTTGCACAAATAAGATTGCCGCTGACCATGAGAATATT GAGCTCAACATTGGTGGAAGTTTGATCTCTGCTGCATTGGAAGAAGCATGTGGAATAAGTCGGTCTACTATGAGGGAGATGTATAATAGATTGGGAGATCTTG GGGACGTTGCTCAACTGTGCCGACAAACGCAAAAGCTACTAATTCCTCCACCTCCACTTCTAGTTAGAGATGTGTTTTCAACTCTACAAAAGATAAG TGTGCAATCAGGTACTGGAAGTACTAGGCAAAAGAAAAACCTCATTGTGAAGCTAATGTGCTCTTgtagagagaaagagatcaaATTTCTAGTTAGAACATTG GCCCGTAATTTAAGGATTGGCGCTATGTTGAGAACTGTTCTTCCTGCACTAGGGCGAGCAATTGTTATGAATTCTTTCTGGAATTGTTATAACAAAGAACCATCAGAAAATTGTTTCAAAGAGAAACTTGAG GGTGTTTCTGCTGCAGTAGTTGAGGCCTACAATATACTTCCTTCTCTG GACGTGGTTGTTCCTTCTCTCATGGAAAAAGACATTGAGTTTTCAACATCAACTCTGTCAATGATCCCAGGGATACCTATAAAACCCATGCTTGCAAA AATTGCTAACGGGGTTCAAGATTTTATCAAACTCTTTCAAGACAAGGCTTTTACATGTGAATACAA GTATGATGGCCAGCGCGCCCAGATCCATTTGTTACTTGATGGTACTGTACGGATTTTCTCTCGAAATGGGGATGAAACTACTTCCAAATTTCCTGATCTGGTTGATGTTATAAAACAGTTTGCTTGCCCTACTGCCGATACATTCATGTTGGACGCAGAG GTGGTTGCAACTGATAGAAAGAATGGAAACAAACTCATGTCATTCCAAGAGTTATCaacaagagagagagggagCAAAGATGCTTTGGTAACTACAAAAAGTATTAAG GTTGAAGTATGCGTCTTTGTGTTTGATATTATGTTCTACAACGGTGAACA GCTGTTGACTCTTCCCCTCCGTGAGAGACGAAGAC GTCTAAAGGAGGTCTTCCCTGAGACTAGGCCAGGTTTTCTCGAGTATGCTAAGGAAATCACT GTGGGAGCAGAAGAAGCGTCTTTGAGTAACCAAGACATTTTGTGTAGAATAAGTGCGTTTCTAGAAGAAGCATTTCAGTCATCTTGTGAAGGAATCATGGTTAAGTCTTTAGATGTTGATGCCGGATACTGCCCCACAAAGCGTTCTGATTCATGGCTTAAG GTAAAGCGAGATTATGTAGATGGATTAGGTGACACATTGGATTTAGTTCCTATTGGTGCTTGGCATGGCAACGGGAAAAAAGCGGGATG GTATAGTCCATTCCTCATGGCCTGCTACAACCCTGAGACTGAGGAATTCCAGAGTGTCTGCCGTGTCATGTCTGGGTTTTCTGATGCCTTTTACATCGAG ATGAAAGAGTTCTACTCGGAGGATAAGATCCTTGCGAAAAAGCCGCCATACTACAGAACAGGGGAGGCACCAGACATGTGGTTTCCTGCAGAGGTTGTTTGGGAAATCAGAGGTGCAGATCTAACCGTCTCACCTGTTCACTGTGCGGCTTTAGGTCTGGTCCATCCATCACGAGGCATCTCTGTTAGGTTTCCGAGATTCATCTGTAAAAGAGTGGATAGGAATCCGGAGGAATGCAGCACGGCTGCAGATGTAGCAGAGATGTTTCATGCTCAAACCAGAAAGATGAACATCAACTCTCAACACTGA
- the LOC108818182 gene encoding DNA ligase 6 isoform X2, producing the protein MFSKIRQENRKIPKPSHFGATSSSFMATDSTGATTADNAETLNLNSTELYSSAVSSSVPTPSLKPPFSPLSIPQSNRIPKTNFIVDLFRLPASSSDPSCVAFFLSHFHSDHYSGLSSSWSRGIIFCSHITARLVEQILQVPSQFVFPLPTNQKVIIDGSEVVLIDANHCPGAVQFLFKTKDGSERYIHTGDFRFCDSMRLDPFLSGFVGCDGVFLDTTYCNPKFVFPSQEESVDYVINVIDKIDQESKETEKKVLFLVATYVVGKEKILIEIAKRCKRKIFVEARKMSILNVLGFGGESGMFTEDKKESDVHVVGWNVLGETWPYFRPNFVKMNEIMVEKGYDKVVGFVPTGWTYEVKRNKFAVKVKDSMEIHLVPYSEHSNYDELREYIKLLKPKRVVPTVGVDVEKMDSREVYKMQKHFSGLVDEMANKKEFLLGFYRQSDKKSEKDGMDVREEKKASEDGSDSSVTERLLIELRDSLPAWVSEEQMLDLIKKHAGNPVDIVSNFYECEAELYKQSSLATSSSLENQAVLVDEDGTDLQPVPAKSTSSDCQASQKGFALPSKVGLTKGIVSPGKRSKSIGNKSNKKAKKNPKSKPVGPGQSTITKFFDKVLDSGSNSVGVGLETDEYNTDEKMVNNDAKEVTDQFIDIVHGSESLRDYAASIIDEAKGDINRALDIYYSKPSEIPGEHLSERGGPSSKSNQFPQCPEACSSQENKKASENSGRAFNICEQTSAEATVDNDYVSLPPEKYKPKEHACWKDGQPAPYIHLVRTFASVEGEKGKIKAMSMLCNMFRSLLALSPEDVLPAVYLCTNKIAADHENIELNIGGSLISAALEEACGISRSTMREMYNRLGDLGDVAQLCRQTQKLLIPPPPLLVRDVFSTLQKISVQSGTGSTRQKKNLIVKLMCSCREKEIKFLVRTLARNLRIGAMLRTVLPALGRAIVMNSFWNCYNKEPSENCFKEKLEGVSAAVVEAYNILPSLDVVVPSLMEKDIEFSTSTLSMIPGIPIKPMLAKIANGVQDFIKLFQDKAFTCEYKYDGQRAQIHLLLDGTVRIFSRNGDETTSKFPDLVDVIKQFACPTADTFMLDAEVVATDRKNGNKLMSFQELSTRERGSKDALVTTKSIKHLHTC; encoded by the exons ATGTTCTCGAAAATCAGGCAAGAGAACCGTAAGATCCCTAAACCATCGCATTTTGGCGCCACTTCATCCTCTTTCATGGCGACTGATTCCACCGGAGCAACTACCGCCGATAATGCGGAAACCCTAAACCTCAATTCTACAGAACTCTATTCATCAGCAGTCTCCTCCTCCGTTCCAACACCCTCCCTGAAACCACCGTTCTCCCCTCTCTCAATCCCCCAATCAAACCGAATCCCCAAAACTAACTTCATCGTTGATTTGTTTCGCTTGCCAGCGTCCTCCTCCGATCCCTCCTGCGTCGCTTTCTTCCTCTCACACTTCCACTCCGACCACTACTCCGGCCTCTCCTCTTCATGGTCCAGAGGAATCATCTTCTGCTCTCACATAACCGCACGCCTCGTCGAACAAATCCTCCAAGTCCCGTCGCAGTTCGTCTTCCCTCTACCTACGAATCAAAAAGTTATAATCGATGGCTCCGAGGTTGTTCTCATCGACGCGAATCACTGCCCAGGAGCTGTACAGTTCCTCTTCAAAACCAAGGACGGTTCCGAAAGGTACATTCACACCGGAGACTTCAGATTCTGCGATTCGATGAGATTAGATCCGTTCCTTAGCGGCTTCGTCGGCTGCGACGGTGTTTTTCTCGACACTACTTATTGCAACCCGAAGTTCGTATTTCCCTCTCAAGAAGAGTCTGTTGACTATGTGATTAATGTGATAGATAAGATTGATCAAGAGTCTAAGGAAACGGAGAAAAAGGTTTTGTTTCTCGTTGCAACTTACGTTGTTGGCAAAGAGAAGATTTTAATTGAGATTGCTAAGAGATGCAAGAGGAAGATCTTTGTGGAGGCGAGGAAGATGTCGATTTTGAACGTTTTGGGGTTTGGTGGGGAGAGTGGAATGTTCACTGAGGATAAGAAGGAGAGCGATGTTCATGTTGTGGGATGGAATGTGTTGGGTGAGACTTGGCCTTATTTTCGACCTAATTTCGTTAAGATGAATGAGATTATGGTTGAGAAAGGGTATGATAAGGTTGTGGGTTTTGTGCCCACGGGGTGGACTTATGAGGTGAAGAGGAATAAGTTTGCGGTGAAGGTTAAGGATTCTATGGAGATTCATCTTGTTCCGTATAGTGAACATTCGAACTATGATGAGCTTAGGGAGTATATAAAGCTGTTGAAACCTAAAAGAGTTGTTCCTACGGTTGGTGTTGATGTCGAGAAGATGGATAGCAGGGAGGTTTATAAAATGCAGAAGCATTTTTCTGGACTGGTTGATGAAATGGCGAACAAGAAAGAGTTTTTGTTGGGTTTCTATCGCCAGTCTGACAAGAAGAGTGAGAAAGATGGCATGGATGTTAGGGAAGAAAAGAAGGCATCTGAAGATGGAAGTGATTCTTCGGTGACTGAAAGATTGCTGATAGAACTACGTGATTCTTTGCCTGCTTGGGTCAGTGAAGAGCAGATGTTAGATTTGATTAAGAAACATGCTGGTAACCCTGTAGATATAGTAAGTAACTTCTACGAATGCGAAGCAGAGCTCTACAAGCAATCATCTCTTGCCACGTCTTCTTCCTTGGAGAATCAGGCTGTTCTGGTTGATGAAGATGGAACCGACTTGCAGCCAGTTCCTGCTAAGAGCACTTCGTCAGATTGTCAAGCAAGTCAAAAGGGTTTTGCCTTACCAAGCAAAGTTGGTTTAACAAAGGGTATTGTTTCTCCCGGGAAACGAAGCAAAAGCATTGGCAATAAGTCAAACAAGAAGGCCAAGAAAAATCCAAAGTCGAAACCAGTTGGTCCAGGGCAGTCAACCATAACTAAGTTTTTCGATAAGGTGTTGGATAGTGGATCTAATTCTGTTGGTGTTGGTTTAGAGACTGATGAATACAATACAGATGAAAAGATGGTCAACAATGATGCTAAAGAAGTAACAGATCAATTTATTGACATCGTGCATGGTTCTGAGTCTTTAAGAGATTATGCTGCTTCCATCATTGATGAGGCTAAAGGAGACATAAATAGGGCATTGGACATCTATTACAGTAAACCCAGCGAAATACCTGGTGAGCATTTAAGTGAGAGAGGAGGACCCTCTAGCAAATCAAACCAGTTTCCGCAATGTCCAGAAGCGTGCTCCTCCCAGGAGAACAAAAAGGCGTCTGAAAACTCTGGACGTGCATTTAACATATGTGAGCAGACATCAGCAGAAGCAACAGTGGACAATGATTATGTATCTCTACCTCCTGAAAAATATAAGCCTAAAGAGCACG CATGTTGGAAGGATGGACAGCCTGCTCCATATATCCACCTTGTCCGGACATTTGCTTCCGTCGAAGGTGAAAAGGGGAAGATCAAAGCTATGTCTATGCTTTGCAACATGTTCAGAAG CTTGTTGGCTCTCTCTCCAGAAGATGTGCTGCCCGCTGTTTATCTTTGCACAAATAAGATTGCCGCTGACCATGAGAATATT GAGCTCAACATTGGTGGAAGTTTGATCTCTGCTGCATTGGAAGAAGCATGTGGAATAAGTCGGTCTACTATGAGGGAGATGTATAATAGATTGGGAGATCTTG GGGACGTTGCTCAACTGTGCCGACAAACGCAAAAGCTACTAATTCCTCCACCTCCACTTCTAGTTAGAGATGTGTTTTCAACTCTACAAAAGATAAG TGTGCAATCAGGTACTGGAAGTACTAGGCAAAAGAAAAACCTCATTGTGAAGCTAATGTGCTCTTgtagagagaaagagatcaaATTTCTAGTTAGAACATTG GCCCGTAATTTAAGGATTGGCGCTATGTTGAGAACTGTTCTTCCTGCACTAGGGCGAGCAATTGTTATGAATTCTTTCTGGAATTGTTATAACAAAGAACCATCAGAAAATTGTTTCAAAGAGAAACTTGAG GGTGTTTCTGCTGCAGTAGTTGAGGCCTACAATATACTTCCTTCTCTG GACGTGGTTGTTCCTTCTCTCATGGAAAAAGACATTGAGTTTTCAACATCAACTCTGTCAATGATCCCAGGGATACCTATAAAACCCATGCTTGCAAA AATTGCTAACGGGGTTCAAGATTTTATCAAACTCTTTCAAGACAAGGCTTTTACATGTGAATACAA GTATGATGGCCAGCGCGCCCAGATCCATTTGTTACTTGATGGTACTGTACGGATTTTCTCTCGAAATGGGGATGAAACTACTTCCAAATTTCCTGATCTGGTTGATGTTATAAAACAGTTTGCTTGCCCTACTGCCGATACATTCATGTTGGACGCAGAG GTGGTTGCAACTGATAGAAAGAATGGAAACAAACTCATGTCATTCCAAGAGTTATCaacaagagagagagggagCAAAGATGCTTTGGTAACTACAAAAAGTATTAAG CATCTACATACATGCTAA
- the LOC108818179 gene encoding S-locus-specific glycoprotein S13-like, with protein MKGVQNIYHHSYTLSFLLVFLVLVLFHPALSIYVNTMSSSESLTISSNRTLVSSGGVFELGFFKPSGLSRWYLGIWYKKVSEKTYAWVANRDNPLSNPIGTLKISGNNLVLIGQSNNSVWSTNLTTCNVRSPVIAELLPNGNFVMRYSNNKDSSGFLWQSFDFPTDTLLPEMKLGYDRQTGRHRFLTSWRSYDDPSSGNTKYKLDIRRGLPEFILINQFLNQRVEMQRSGPWNGMEFSGIPEVQGLNYMVYNYTENSEEIAYSFHMTNQSIYSRLTISDYTLNRFTWIPPSRAWSMFWGLPTDVCDSLYLCGSYAYCDLNTSPNCNCIRGFVPKNRQRWDLRDGSQGCVRRTRLSYSGDGFLRLKNMNLPDTKTATVDRTIDAKKCEEKCLSDCNCTSFAIADVRNGGLGCVFWTGDLVEMRKFAVGGQDLYVRLNAADLGDRGKELDQP; from the exons ATGAAAGGAGTACAGAACATTTACCACCATTCTTACACCTTATCGTTCTTGCTAGTCTTCCTTGTCTTGGTTCTATTTCATCCTGCCCTTTCGATCTATGTCAACACTATGTCGTCTTCAGAGTCTCTCACAATCTCAAGCAACAGAACACTTGTATCTTCGGGTGGAGTCTTCGAGCTTGGTTTCTTCAAACCCTCGGGACTCTCACGTTGGTACCTAGGAATATGGTATAAGAAAGTCTCCGAGAAAACCTACGCATGGGTCGCCAACAGAGACAATCCTCTCTCCAATCCCATTGGAACCCTCAAAATCTCTGGCAACAATCTTGTCCTGATTGGTCAGTCTAACAACTCTGTTTGGTCGACAAATCTTACTACATGTAATGTGAGATCTCCAGTGATAGCAGAGCTTCTTCCCAACGGTAATTTTGTAATGAGATACTCCAACAACAAAGACTCAAGTGGATTCTTGTGGCAGAGTTTCGACTTTCCGACAGATACTTTACTTCCGGAGATGAAACTAGGTTACGATCGCCAAACAGGGCGCCACAGGTTCCTTACATCATGGAGATCATATGATGATCCGTCAAGCGGGAATACCAAGTACAAACTCGACATTCGAAGGGGATTGCCTGAGTTTATTCTTATAAATCAGTTTTTGAATCAACGTGTTGAAATGCAAAGGAGCGGTCCGTGGAATGGAATGGAGTTTAGTGGCATACCGGAGGTGCAAGGATTAAATTACATGGTTTACAATTATACGGAGAACAGTGAGGAGATCGCTTACTCGTTCCATATGACCAACCAAAGCATCTACTCCAGATTGACAATCAGTGACTATACACTCAATCGATTCACGTGGATCCCGCCATCACGGGCATGGAGCATGTTCTGGGGTTTACCAACGGACGTATGCGATTCTCTTTACTTATGTGGGTCTTATGCTTATTGTGACCTAAACACGTCACCTAACTGTAACTGTATTAGAGGGTTCGTTCCCAAGAACCGGCAGCGGTGGGACTTGAGAGACGGATCACAGGGGTGTGTGAGGAGGACGCGGCTGAGCTATAGTGGAGATGGGTTTTTGCGGCTAAAGAATATGAATTTGCCGGATACTAAGACGGCTACTGTGGATCGGACAATTGATGCGAAAAAATGTGAAGAGAAGTGTCTTAGTGATTGTAACTGTACGTCCTTTGCGATTGCGGATGTTCGAAATGGCGGATTGGGTTGTGTGTTTTGGACCGGAGATCTCGTTGAGATGCGGAAATTCGCCGTCGGTGGTCAAGATCTTTACGTCAGACTGAATGCTGCTGATCTAG GTGATCGTGGGAAGGAATTGGATCAGCCGTGA